The following are encoded in a window of Nitrospirota bacterium genomic DNA:
- the sugE gene encoding quaternary ammonium compound efflux SMR transporter SugE, producing MGWFYLCVAGLLEIGWAIGLKYTEGFSRPWPSAWTLLAMVGSFYFLALGLRTIPVGTGYAVWTGIGAVGTATLGILLFAESTALPRLASLALIILGILGLKASS from the coding sequence ATGGGTTGGTTCTATTTGTGTGTGGCGGGACTGCTGGAAATAGGCTGGGCGATCGGATTGAAATATACGGAGGGATTCTCACGTCCATGGCCCAGTGCCTGGACGCTGTTGGCTATGGTTGGCAGCTTCTATTTTCTGGCGCTGGGGTTACGAACCATTCCGGTCGGGACCGGCTATGCCGTATGGACCGGGATCGGAGCCGTCGGGACTGCCACATTGGGGATTCTCTTATTTGCCGAGTCGACGGCTCTTCCACGGTTGGCCTCACTTGCCTTAATTATTCTGGGAATCCTCGGTCTCAAAGCCAGTTCATAG
- a CDS encoding CusA/CzcA family heavy metal efflux RND transporter gives MVARLLELSLRQRMLIVIFSIMIAAGGLYAFRTIPIDAFPDVTSVLVQVVTKAPGLSPAEVERLVTYPIELQLTGVPSLTELRSLTKVGLSLVTIVFDDSMDINLARQLVLERLIEVKELLPPGAEPMLVPNSTGLGEVFQYYLEAPSRPAQDPAANERALIDQRTIQDWVIRPLLKSTPEVIDVNSMGGYSKQYQVLIEPAMLRKYNLTLHDVFEAIANNNANAGGDILEKHAEKYIVRGVGLIRTIQDIERIVVKAVAGTPVFVGDVAQVRVDHAVRHGATVLNGEREVVSGIVLMLRGGNARDVVESIKARIEDIHAKQLLPDGLKIVPFYDRIELINAALSTVYKALAEGVVLVVIVLFLFLGNVRSALIVVGTLVLAPLATFIVMGQVGLTANLMSLGGLTIAIGMIVDGSVVVVENVYRHLSLQHGNVRKHSEVILAAAKEVAQPVVFGILIIIIVFLPVLSLQGMEGKMFKPLAYTIMIALLVSLVLSLTLSPVLCSLMLKRGSEEDPWIVRWVKRLYAPSLRWALGNGKIVLSLAVGLLLSSLVLVPFLGSEFIPTLNEGSVAPQTIRLPSVSLQASIEIEKDMQRAMLEFPEVEMVLSKIGRTELGNDPQEANESDPVVRLRPLDQWTTARTMPELMQKFRERLTRVPGATFLISQPIQQRVDELISGVRTEATVKLFGDDLELLRLKANDIAGVLATVRGVRDIKVEQVFGQPYLTIDIDRGKIARHGINVADVREIITTAIGGSAATRVYEGQQRFDLFVRFPEQYRNSAETIGNILLTDASGRLVPLGDLGTVRVEEGPGRISRERLQRYVSIGFNTLGRDIGSLVSEAQEKITAQVALPSGYTITWGGSFENMERAMSRLKIIVPMTIGLIFLLLYSSFDSLRQATLIILNLPFALVGGVVALWLTGEYLSVPASIGFINLFGVAVLNGIVLVSYMNTLRDEGRSLDEAVVVGCLLRLRPVLMTALVALLGLLPLAFARGIGSEVQRPLAIVVIGGLVSSTLLTLIVLPVLYRWMEGRVAAPVPATESDVDEAAVSPSVSATGNGHADGVEPVSLHS, from the coding sequence ATGGTCGCGCGACTCCTCGAACTGTCCCTCCGCCAGCGCATGCTTATCGTGATCTTTTCGATCATGATCGCGGCAGGAGGGCTCTACGCCTTTCGAACCATTCCCATCGATGCCTTTCCCGACGTCACCAGCGTACTGGTGCAGGTGGTCACCAAGGCGCCCGGACTGTCGCCGGCAGAAGTCGAACGGCTGGTGACCTATCCGATCGAACTACAGCTGACCGGTGTGCCCTCTTTGACGGAGCTGCGATCGCTGACCAAGGTCGGCCTGTCTCTCGTGACGATCGTCTTCGACGATTCAATGGATATCAACCTCGCGCGCCAACTGGTGCTCGAACGGCTGATTGAAGTGAAGGAACTGCTCCCCCCTGGGGCGGAGCCGATGTTGGTGCCGAACAGCACGGGACTCGGGGAGGTCTTCCAATATTATCTGGAGGCACCTTCACGTCCCGCGCAGGACCCTGCCGCGAATGAACGGGCATTGATCGATCAGCGCACGATTCAGGATTGGGTCATTCGACCGCTGTTGAAGAGCACGCCGGAGGTCATCGACGTCAATTCGATGGGCGGCTATAGCAAGCAGTACCAGGTCCTGATCGAGCCGGCAATGTTGCGCAAATACAACCTCACCCTCCACGACGTGTTTGAAGCCATCGCCAACAACAATGCCAATGCCGGCGGCGATATCCTGGAAAAACATGCTGAGAAATACATCGTGCGGGGGGTCGGACTCATCCGCACCATTCAAGATATCGAACGCATCGTCGTGAAAGCCGTCGCAGGGACGCCGGTCTTTGTCGGCGATGTGGCCCAGGTACGGGTCGACCATGCCGTCCGGCATGGCGCCACAGTGCTGAACGGGGAGCGGGAGGTGGTGAGCGGTATCGTCCTGATGTTGCGGGGGGGCAATGCCCGCGACGTGGTCGAAAGCATCAAGGCTCGCATCGAGGACATTCATGCCAAGCAGTTGCTTCCCGATGGACTGAAGATCGTGCCGTTCTACGATCGGATCGAACTGATCAATGCGGCCTTGAGCACTGTCTATAAGGCGCTCGCGGAGGGGGTGGTGCTGGTTGTCATCGTCCTCTTTCTCTTTCTGGGCAACGTCCGGAGCGCGCTGATTGTCGTCGGTACCCTGGTTCTGGCCCCTCTGGCCACGTTCATCGTGATGGGCCAGGTCGGGCTGACGGCCAACCTCATGTCGCTGGGCGGATTGACCATTGCGATCGGCATGATCGTAGACGGATCCGTGGTGGTGGTCGAAAATGTCTATCGGCACCTCTCGCTGCAGCATGGCAACGTCAGGAAGCACAGCGAGGTGATCCTGGCGGCCGCGAAAGAGGTCGCGCAGCCGGTCGTGTTCGGCATCTTGATCATCATCATCGTGTTCCTGCCGGTGCTGTCCCTCCAGGGGATGGAAGGCAAGATGTTCAAGCCGTTGGCCTACACGATTATGATCGCGCTCCTGGTGTCGCTGGTCCTGTCGCTGACGCTGTCGCCGGTCCTCTGCTCCCTGATGTTGAAGCGGGGAAGCGAAGAAGATCCCTGGATCGTCCGCTGGGTCAAGCGTCTCTATGCACCGTCACTTCGCTGGGCGCTCGGGAATGGGAAGATTGTGCTCAGCCTGGCAGTCGGATTGCTCCTGTCCAGCCTAGTCCTCGTGCCATTTTTGGGAAGTGAGTTCATTCCGACCTTGAATGAGGGCTCCGTCGCTCCCCAAACTATCCGGCTTCCCAGCGTGTCGCTGCAGGCCTCCATCGAGATCGAAAAAGACATGCAACGCGCGATGCTGGAATTCCCGGAAGTCGAAATGGTGCTGTCCAAGATCGGCAGAACCGAATTGGGGAACGACCCGCAAGAGGCCAACGAAAGCGATCCCGTCGTACGGCTTCGCCCGCTCGATCAATGGACGACTGCCCGCACGATGCCGGAACTGATGCAGAAGTTCCGTGAACGGTTGACGCGGGTCCCCGGCGCCACCTTCCTGATCAGTCAGCCCATTCAGCAGCGGGTCGATGAGTTGATTTCAGGGGTGCGGACGGAAGCGACGGTCAAGTTATTCGGTGACGATCTGGAGCTGTTGCGGCTCAAAGCGAACGACATCGCCGGCGTGCTGGCGACCGTGCGCGGGGTGCGGGACATCAAGGTCGAGCAAGTGTTCGGGCAGCCCTACCTGACGATCGATATCGACCGCGGCAAGATCGCCCGGCACGGCATCAACGTCGCCGATGTGCGGGAGATCATCACGACGGCGATCGGCGGGAGCGCCGCCACCCGTGTGTATGAAGGCCAGCAACGGTTCGATCTGTTCGTCCGTTTTCCGGAACAGTACCGGAACAGTGCCGAGACCATCGGCAATATTCTCCTGACTGACGCATCCGGCAGGCTGGTTCCCCTTGGCGATCTGGGGACGGTTCGGGTGGAGGAGGGGCCTGGACGGATCAGCCGCGAACGGCTACAGCGCTACGTGTCTATCGGGTTCAACACGCTGGGGCGTGACATCGGCAGCCTGGTGTCCGAGGCTCAGGAGAAAATTACCGCACAGGTGGCGCTTCCGTCCGGCTACACGATCACGTGGGGAGGGTCGTTCGAAAACATGGAACGGGCGATGTCCAGGCTCAAGATCATTGTGCCCATGACCATCGGGCTCATCTTTCTATTGCTGTACTCGTCGTTCGATTCGCTCCGTCAGGCCACACTGATCATCCTGAATCTGCCTTTCGCCTTGGTGGGTGGGGTCGTGGCGCTGTGGCTGACGGGGGAGTATCTTAGCGTGCCTGCCTCCATCGGCTTCATCAACCTCTTCGGTGTGGCCGTCCTGAACGGCATTGTGTTGGTCTCGTATATGAACACGTTGCGTGACGAGGGCCGCAGTCTGGACGAGGCCGTGGTGGTCGGTTGTCTGCTCAGGCTGCGCCCAGTCCTCATGACGGCATTGGTTGCGCTGCTGGGCTTGCTGCCACTCGCATTTGCCCGTGGCATCGGTTCTGAGGTGCAACGGCCTTTGGCGATTGTCGTCATCGGAGGACTCGTCAGTTCCACGTTACTGACATTGATTGTGTTGCCGGTGCTGTATCGGTGGATGGAGGGACGGGTCGCGGCTCCGGTCCCTGCAACGGAGTCCGATGTCGACGAGGCTGCGGTGTCTCCGAGCGTTTCCGCAACCGGCAATGGTCACGCGGACGGAGTAGAACCGGTCTCGTTGCATTCGTAG
- a CDS encoding efflux RND transporter periplasmic adaptor subunit, which translates to MSDTVCAALSQAWRESSARGFTGSALGLLLGAAAAVFGCDGAPPTSAVAPQQAAPVEGLVRLSAKESLRVGVAVAPVVRSEFRTHREFPALVQPNQRAMADITTLVRGRVVDVYADLGQQVEANALLAILYSSDLGLAQSAYLKARARLHLAEQAYARAKFLLKEQVIGEAEAQRRQAELLSMQAEEHESRDRLKLLGMDDDQFLRLGRSRNIQSHVPIVAPFAGRIIGRNMTRGEVVETTEKLFVIADLSEVWVLANIPERDIAFVHASHASGGRQVEVRINAYPKEVMTGTITYVGDVLDPATRTMQVRLELPNPDGRLKPEMFATIRLSSEPQPDQLVVPDAALQQDQGRTFVFVQRDADTYEARDVQIGESNGIATTILGGLSEGDPIVTHGAFLLKSELLKKQV; encoded by the coding sequence ATGAGCGATACCGTCTGTGCCGCACTGAGTCAGGCGTGGAGAGAGAGTTCGGCACGAGGTTTCACGGGCTCGGCTCTCGGTCTGCTCCTCGGCGCGGCAGCGGCAGTATTCGGTTGTGATGGTGCGCCGCCCACGTCTGCGGTTGCGCCGCAGCAGGCTGCCCCTGTCGAAGGACTCGTCCGTCTGTCGGCGAAAGAATCCTTGCGTGTCGGGGTGGCAGTTGCCCCGGTGGTTCGGAGCGAGTTCAGGACCCACCGGGAGTTTCCTGCTCTCGTCCAGCCGAATCAGCGCGCGATGGCTGATATTACCACCCTGGTCCGGGGCCGCGTCGTCGATGTCTACGCGGATCTTGGCCAACAGGTTGAAGCGAACGCCCTGCTGGCGATTCTCTATAGCAGCGACTTAGGCCTTGCCCAATCTGCGTATCTCAAGGCGCGGGCTCGGCTCCACCTCGCAGAGCAGGCGTATGCGCGGGCGAAATTTCTCCTGAAAGAACAGGTGATCGGTGAAGCCGAAGCGCAACGTCGACAGGCGGAATTGCTCAGCATGCAAGCGGAAGAGCATGAGTCGCGAGACCGCTTGAAACTGCTGGGGATGGACGACGATCAATTTCTCCGTCTTGGCCGCAGCCGGAACATTCAATCCCATGTGCCGATCGTCGCACCCTTCGCCGGCCGCATCATCGGGCGCAACATGACGAGAGGTGAAGTCGTCGAGACGACCGAGAAGCTCTTTGTCATCGCCGACCTGTCGGAGGTCTGGGTGCTGGCCAACATTCCGGAACGGGATATTGCGTTCGTTCACGCCAGCCATGCTTCCGGAGGCCGACAGGTGGAGGTTCGGATCAATGCGTATCCGAAAGAGGTGATGACGGGCACCATTACTTATGTGGGCGATGTGCTGGACCCTGCCACTCGCACGATGCAAGTCCGGCTTGAGTTGCCGAACCCTGACGGGCGGCTCAAACCGGAAATGTTCGCGACAATCCGCCTCTCGTCCGAGCCCCAGCCTGACCAGCTCGTGGTGCCGGATGCCGCATTGCAGCAGGATCAGGGTCGGACATTTGTTTTTGTGCAACGGGATGCGGATACCTATGAAGCCCGTGATGTCCAGATCGGTGAATCCAACGGGATTGCCACGACCATACTCGGCGGCCTGAGCGAAGGAGATCCGATCGTGACGCACGGCGCCTTCCTCTTGAAATCTGAATTATTGAAGAAGCAAGTCTGA